One genomic region from Vitreimonas flagellata encodes:
- a CDS encoding MATE family efflux transporter, whose product MSEPAAPAARNAPARMDLTQGPVARTIFLFSLPVLGTSVLQSLNGSINTIWVGRLLGPEALTATINASLILMFMLGTLFGLGMAATIMVGQSFGAHDLQRAKRVVGTTATFFFVFSLITAIAGYFGAAQILHWMGTPDEARALSEIYLRTVFLSLPFLSMFALLVMVQRGAGDARMPFMFTTLATLLDIALNPLLISGIGPFPQMGIAGSGAALFLSQGIGLSAMLAYMYWRKSDLRLTRDELHHLRPDPDLLRTIIVKGLPMGAQMMVISLSGLILMSMINGYGAETAAAYGVAFQLWAYVQMPAMAIGAAVSSMAAQSVGAKKWDRLEQAAWAGIWINVALTGSLVVLLYLIDPYIVGLFLPDQESAIARAEHINSIASWSFVLFGVTFVLFGVVRSTGAVLAPLLILVVSLFGVRIGFATLMQPAWGADAIWWSFPISMAVSAGLALAHYRWGGWRKARMG is encoded by the coding sequence ATGTCGGAACCAGCCGCCCCCGCAGCGCGCAACGCGCCTGCGCGCATGGACCTGACGCAAGGCCCAGTCGCGCGGACGATCTTCCTGTTCTCGCTGCCGGTGCTGGGCACGAGCGTGCTGCAATCGCTGAACGGCTCGATCAACACGATCTGGGTCGGCCGCTTGCTCGGACCCGAAGCGCTGACGGCGACGATCAATGCCTCGCTCATTCTGATGTTCATGCTGGGCACGTTGTTCGGGCTCGGCATGGCGGCGACGATCATGGTCGGCCAATCCTTTGGCGCGCATGATCTGCAGCGCGCCAAACGTGTCGTCGGCACGACCGCGACGTTCTTCTTCGTGTTCTCGCTGATCACCGCGATCGCCGGCTATTTCGGCGCCGCGCAGATTTTGCACTGGATGGGCACGCCAGACGAAGCGCGCGCGCTTTCGGAGATTTATCTGCGCACGGTGTTTCTCTCCTTGCCGTTCCTCTCCATGTTCGCGCTGCTCGTGATGGTGCAACGCGGCGCGGGCGATGCGCGCATGCCGTTCATGTTCACGACTTTGGCGACGCTGCTCGACATCGCGCTCAATCCGCTGCTGATCAGTGGCATCGGCCCATTTCCGCAAATGGGCATTGCCGGCTCTGGCGCCGCGCTCTTTCTCTCGCAAGGCATCGGGCTGAGCGCGATGCTGGCTTATATGTATTGGCGCAAATCCGACCTGCGACTGACGCGCGATGAATTGCATCATCTGCGCCCCGACCCAGATCTCTTGCGCACCATCATCGTCAAAGGCTTGCCGATGGGCGCGCAGATGATGGTGATCTCGCTCTCAGGCCTCATCCTGATGAGTATGATCAATGGCTATGGCGCCGAAACCGCCGCCGCCTATGGCGTCGCGTTTCAGCTTTGGGCCTATGTGCAGATGCCGGCGATGGCGATTGGCGCGGCCGTGTCGTCGATGGCGGCGCAAAGCGTCGGCGCGAAGAAATGGGATCGCCTCGAACAAGCCGCTTGGGCCGGCATTTGGATCAATGTGGCGCTGACGGGCAGCCTCGTCGTGCTGCTCTATCTGATCGATCCGTACATCGTCGGTCTCTTCCTCCCCGACCAAGAGAGCGCCATCGCCCGCGCCGAGCACATCAATTCGATCGCAAGCTGGAGCTTCGTTCTGTTCGGCGTGACCTTCGTGCTCTTCGGCGTGGTGCGCTCGACGGGCGCTGTGCTGGCGCCGCTGCTCATTCTGGTGGTGTCACTCTTCGGAGTACGCATCGGCTTTGCCACCCTGATGCAACCCGCCTGGGGCGCCGACGCCATCTGGTGGAGCTTCCCCATCAGCATGGCCGTCTCCGCCGGCTTAGCGCTGGCCCATTATCGCTGGGGCGGATGGCGGAAGGCGCGGATGGGTTAG
- a CDS encoding RNA polymerase sigma factor, translating to MSEHVGVLTRIARAFAKGADQQDLLQELTLAIWRAAPTFRGESAPATFIYRVAHNAALTWRRGEARRLYRQRAFERLRIEEPSDDPLLERLYAAIRRLETLDRSLVLLSLEGQSYSEIGAIHGLSETNVGARLTRARAKLTQIMETDDGL from the coding sequence ATGAGCGAGCACGTAGGCGTGCTGACGCGCATCGCACGCGCCTTCGCCAAGGGAGCGGATCAACAGGATTTGTTGCAGGAGCTGACGCTCGCGATCTGGCGCGCTGCGCCCACGTTTCGCGGCGAGAGCGCTCCTGCGACCTTCATCTATCGCGTCGCGCATAATGCCGCGCTCACCTGGCGACGCGGTGAAGCGCGCCGGCTTTATCGCCAGCGCGCATTCGAACGCCTGCGCATCGAAGAGCCGAGCGACGACCCACTGCTGGAGCGGCTCTACGCTGCAATCCGCCGCCTCGAAACGCTCGACCGCTCGCTCGTTCTGCTCTCGCTTGAGGGCCAATCCTATTCCGAGATCGGCGCCATTCACGGCTTAAGCGAAACCAATGTTGGCGCGCGCCTCACACGGGCGCGCGCGAAGCTCACCCAAATCATGGAGACAGACGATGGACTTTGA
- a CDS encoding TetR family transcriptional regulator — MKQRCRLEAGGPMWRKGVVTNDSIRDRILDATVDVLRRHGPAKTGVVDVARALDMSHSNVYKHFASKSALLDAVAERWLAQVMAPLTKITADKKTPAPKRLKAWLRGLAEVKRKKVLDDPELFAVYGTITASAHEVVARHIAHLREEVAEILSDGVREGAWRVKDAGKTAELILGATTRFHHPAMVQLDGGKSDPRDLDALVDVLIAGLTAD, encoded by the coding sequence ATGAAACAGCGTTGCCGGCTGGAAGCCGGCGGTCCGATGTGGCGTAAGGGTGTCGTGACGAACGATTCAATCCGCGACCGCATTCTCGACGCGACCGTCGATGTGTTGCGACGCCATGGCCCGGCCAAAACCGGCGTCGTGGACGTCGCGCGCGCGCTCGATATGAGCCATTCCAACGTCTATAAGCATTTCGCCTCGAAAAGCGCCCTGCTCGACGCCGTCGCTGAGCGCTGGCTCGCACAGGTGATGGCGCCGCTGACGAAGATCACCGCCGACAAAAAAACGCCGGCGCCGAAGCGTTTGAAAGCGTGGCTGCGCGGGCTTGCCGAAGTGAAGCGCAAGAAGGTGCTGGACGACCCGGAATTGTTCGCCGTGTACGGCACGATCACGGCCAGCGCACATGAGGTCGTCGCGCGACACATTGCGCATCTGCGCGAAGAGGTCGCCGAGATTTTGAGCGACGGCGTGCGCGAAGGCGCGTGGCGCGTGAAGGATGCGGGGAAGACGGCCGAGTTGATCCTGGGCGCGACGACACGATTTCACCACCCGGCGATGGTGCAGCTTGATGGTGGCAAGAGCGATCCGCGCGATCTGGATGCGTTGGTGGATGTTTTGATCGCCGGCCTGACGGCCGACTAG
- a CDS encoding aldo/keto reductase produces the protein MLSTRLGATGPTVSALGLGAMGMSDFYGPADETESVATIHAALEAGVTLIDTGDFYGMGHNEMLIGDALKGGRRDNAILSVKFGAQRGPDGAWLGYAADPNAVKTALSYTLKRLRVDYIDIYRPARVSPLVPIEDTIGAIADLVKQGYVRHIGLSEAGADNIRRAHKVHPIVDLQIEYAIITRGLEREILPTLRELGIGVTAYGVLSRGLISESALAGGSMGGFRSLAPRFQGENLDKNLALVRALKEIADAKGVTVAQLAIAWVRSRGSDIVPLIGARKRERLAEALGAMEVTLSADELAHIDAAAPPEAVAGARYPEAQMGMLDSER, from the coding sequence ATGCTTTCCACGCGGTTAGGGGCCACCGGCCCCACAGTTTCCGCCCTCGGCCTTGGCGCCATGGGCATGTCCGATTTCTACGGCCCGGCCGACGAAACGGAATCCGTCGCCACGATCCACGCCGCGCTCGAGGCTGGCGTCACGCTGATCGACACCGGCGATTTCTACGGCATGGGCCACAACGAGATGCTGATCGGCGACGCGCTCAAAGGCGGGCGTCGCGACAACGCGATCCTCTCGGTGAAGTTTGGCGCACAGCGCGGCCCGGACGGCGCTTGGCTTGGCTACGCCGCCGATCCGAACGCGGTGAAGACCGCGCTCTCCTACACGCTGAAGCGGCTGCGCGTGGACTACATCGACATCTACCGCCCCGCGCGCGTCTCCCCACTCGTGCCGATCGAAGACACGATTGGCGCGATCGCTGATCTCGTGAAACAAGGCTACGTGCGCCATATTGGCCTCAGTGAAGCGGGCGCCGACAACATCCGCCGCGCGCACAAAGTGCATCCGATCGTCGATCTGCAGATCGAATATGCGATCATCACGCGCGGTCTGGAGCGCGAGATTCTACCGACGCTGCGCGAGCTCGGCATTGGCGTGACGGCGTACGGCGTGCTTTCGCGCGGGCTGATAAGCGAAAGCGCGTTGGCGGGCGGCTCAATGGGCGGCTTCCGTTCGCTCGCCCCGCGTTTCCAGGGCGAAAATCTGGACAAGAACCTGGCGCTGGTGCGGGCGCTGAAAGAGATCGCGGATGCCAAAGGCGTAACGGTCGCGCAGCTCGCTATCGCTTGGGTGCGTTCGCGCGGGTCCGACATCGTTCCGTTGATCGGCGCGCGTAAGCGCGAGCGCTTGGCCGAGGCTTTGGGCGCAATGGAGGTGACGCTTTCGGCTGACGAATTAGCGCACATCGACGCCGCGGCGCCCCCAGAAGCCGTCGCCGGCGCCCGCTACCCTGAAGCGCAGATGGGCATGCTGGATAGCGAGAGGTAA
- a CDS encoding DUF4198 domain-containing protein, which produces MKRFLMAAALFMTAATPAMAYTAYLKPNQFWSDGGEVQVQASYANQFFTPAVALPANVTVLDPDGNSVLPDRVAVDSTATNLVTSLGRFGTYRISTGEILGPVSTVVGVDGGWRPQIAGEVLPEGAPTATLQTVTVSDLYLSHSRTTRGPVDRTIGRLAIKPITHPNQVVAATGFQVEVLFDGAPLANSAIVLYANGDMDNDLDTFVPTDVAGRATIPLPAPGTYVIAARHRADAPAGAAASVQSYTTTLTFEAMAAPHAETAPPPEDNRRRRRRN; this is translated from the coding sequence ATGAAGCGATTTCTGATGGCGGCGGCGCTGTTCATGACGGCAGCAACGCCAGCGATGGCCTACACCGCATATCTGAAGCCGAACCAATTTTGGTCAGACGGCGGCGAAGTTCAGGTGCAAGCTTCCTACGCCAACCAATTCTTCACGCCTGCTGTGGCGCTGCCCGCCAACGTCACCGTGCTCGATCCCGATGGGAACTCGGTGCTGCCGGATCGCGTGGCTGTGGATTCCACCGCGACGAATTTGGTGACGAGCCTTGGCCGTTTCGGCACGTATCGGATTTCGACCGGTGAAATTCTTGGCCCCGTTTCCACCGTTGTTGGCGTTGACGGCGGCTGGCGTCCGCAGATCGCTGGTGAAGTGCTGCCGGAGGGCGCCCCGACCGCGACACTGCAAACCGTGACGGTGTCCGACCTTTATCTCTCGCACAGCCGCACCACGCGCGGCCCTGTCGATCGCACGATCGGCCGTCTGGCGATCAAGCCGATCACGCACCCGAACCAAGTTGTCGCCGCGACGGGCTTCCAAGTCGAAGTGTTGTTCGACGGCGCGCCGCTCGCGAACAGCGCCATCGTGCTCTACGCCAATGGCGACATGGACAATGATCTCGACACGTTCGTGCCGACCGACGTCGCCGGCCGCGCCACGATCCCGCTGCCCGCGCCCGGAACCTATGTGATCGCCGCACGCCATCGCGCCGATGCGCCTGCGGGGGCCGCGGCATCAGTGCAGAGCTACACGACGACGCTGACCTTCGAGGCGATGGCCGCCCCGCACGCCGAAACCGCGCCGCCGCCGGAAGACAATCGCCGCCGTCGCCGCCGCAACTAA
- a CDS encoding SDR family oxidoreductase — protein sequence MGSIVITGANRGIGLELCNQLKARGADVIAVCRKSSPELDALGVRVEASIDVADAAAAGELAKRLAGVEIDTLINNAGILRGESLDGMSFESVAQQLEVNAVAPLRVTAALLPLLRKGSKVVITTSRMGSMADNGSGGYYGYRMSKAAVNAAGVSLANDLKGRGIAVALIHPGMVATEMTGGHGIPAEDSVRGYLARIDEVSLENTGRFWHATTGETLPW from the coding sequence ATGGGCAGCATTGTTATCACCGGCGCGAACCGCGGCATTGGCTTGGAGCTGTGTAATCAGCTGAAAGCGCGCGGCGCTGACGTGATTGCCGTGTGCCGCAAGTCTTCGCCTGAGCTTGATGCGCTCGGCGTGCGCGTCGAGGCTAGCATTGATGTCGCGGATGCTGCTGCGGCTGGCGAACTCGCGAAGCGGCTTGCGGGCGTTGAGATTGATACGCTGATCAACAATGCCGGCATTCTGCGCGGCGAAAGCCTCGACGGAATGAGCTTCGAGAGCGTCGCGCAACAGCTTGAAGTGAACGCGGTGGCGCCATTGCGCGTCACGGCGGCGCTGCTGCCGCTGCTGCGCAAAGGCAGCAAGGTCGTGATCACGACCAGCCGCATGGGCTCGATGGCCGATAATGGCTCAGGCGGCTATTACGGCTATCGCATGTCGAAAGCAGCCGTGAATGCGGCAGGCGTTTCGCTCGCAAACGATCTCAAGGGCCGCGGCATCGCGGTGGCGCTGATCCATCCCGGCATGGTGGCGACGGAGATGACCGGCGGTCACGGCATCCCTGCGGAAGACTCCGTGCGCGGCTATCTCGCGCGGATCGACGAAGTCTCGCTCGAAAACACCGGCCGCTTCTGGCACGCGACGACGGGCGAAACGCTGCCGTGGTGA
- a CDS encoding zinc-binding dehydrogenase: protein MAHESGLEMRTLAKPNGQLELSLVRVPAPEPGPDEVVVQVQAAPINPSDLGLLTGPADLSTLQASGSGENIVLTAQIPEVAIKMLAARFDQSLPIGNEGAGVVVKAGANAQALLGKTVAMVGGAMYAQYRKIKAIEVLPLPEGTSAVEGASCFVNPLTALSMVETLRLEGHKALVHTAAASNLGQMLNKICIKDGVPLVNIVRSEEQERILRDIGAKYVVNSTSPNFMNELVAALKETDATLAFDAIGGGKLAGQILTAMEIAQNSKPGAYSRYGSAVHKQVYIYGRLDIRPTEIGSGVGMAWGASGFLLTYFLQKIGMAEANRLRQRVLAELKTTFASHYTKTISLIEALDPETLLAYSKKATGEKYLIDPSR from the coding sequence ATGGCGCACGAATCCGGTCTTGAAATGCGGACCTTGGCGAAGCCCAACGGTCAGCTTGAACTCTCGCTCGTGCGCGTGCCGGCGCCGGAGCCTGGTCCGGATGAAGTGGTTGTCCAGGTGCAGGCCGCCCCGATCAATCCCTCAGACCTCGGTCTGCTCACCGGCCCCGCTGATCTCTCCACGTTGCAAGCCAGCGGTTCGGGCGAGAACATCGTGCTCACCGCCCAAATTCCCGAAGTCGCAATCAAGATGCTTGCCGCGCGTTTCGATCAATCGCTGCCGATCGGCAATGAAGGCGCGGGCGTGGTCGTGAAAGCTGGCGCCAATGCGCAAGCTTTGCTGGGCAAGACGGTCGCGATGGTTGGCGGCGCGATGTACGCGCAATATCGCAAGATCAAAGCCATCGAAGTGCTGCCGCTGCCGGAAGGGACGAGCGCGGTGGAAGGCGCCTCCTGTTTCGTCAATCCGCTGACCGCGCTCTCGATGGTCGAGACGCTCCGCCTCGAAGGTCATAAAGCGCTCGTCCACACCGCCGCTGCGTCGAACCTTGGCCAGATGCTCAACAAGATTTGCATCAAGGATGGTGTGCCGCTGGTGAACATCGTGCGCAGCGAAGAGCAAGAGCGCATCTTGCGCGACATCGGCGCCAAATACGTGGTGAACTCCACCTCGCCGAATTTCATGAATGAGCTTGTCGCGGCGCTCAAGGAAACCGACGCCACGCTCGCATTCGACGCCATCGGCGGGGGCAAGCTTGCCGGCCAAATCCTGACTGCGATGGAGATCGCGCAGAATTCCAAGCCGGGCGCTTACAGCCGCTATGGCTCAGCCGTGCACAAGCAAGTCTATATCTATGGCCGCCTCGATATCCGCCCGACCGAAATCGGCTCCGGCGTCGGCATGGCCTGGGGCGCGAGCGGCTTCCTGCTCACGTACTTCCTGCAAAAAATTGGCATGGCCGAGGCCAATCGTCTGCGCCAGCGCGTGCTCGCCGAATTGAAGACCACGTTCGCCAGCCATTACACCAAGACGATCTCGCTCATCGAAGCGCTCGATCCCGAAACGCTGCTGGCGTATTCGAAGAAGGCGACCGGCGAGAAATATCTGATCGACCCGTCGCGCTAA
- a CDS encoding histidine phosphatase family protein — MKIYFITHPEVQVDPARPVPRWSLSEKGVARMTKFAARGVLDDVAHIWSSGETKAIESANILAARLKLPVQIEEELHENDRSATGFLPPPEFEATADQFFAHPNESIRGWERAVDAQGRIIGAVDRVIAASPNGNVAIIAHGGVGTLLMCAHLRSPINRRFDQPHQGHYWCFTETRAALHQWKAI; from the coding sequence ATGAAGATCTATTTTATCACGCACCCTGAAGTTCAGGTTGACCCAGCGCGGCCCGTGCCGCGCTGGAGTCTTTCTGAGAAGGGTGTCGCGCGGATGACAAAATTCGCTGCGCGCGGCGTGCTGGATGATGTGGCGCACATTTGGTCGAGCGGCGAAACCAAAGCGATCGAAAGCGCTAACATTCTAGCCGCGCGGCTCAAGCTGCCGGTGCAGATCGAAGAAGAGCTGCACGAGAACGATCGCAGCGCCACCGGCTTCCTGCCGCCGCCCGAGTTCGAGGCGACGGCAGACCAATTCTTCGCCCATCCGAATGAGAGCATTCGCGGTTGGGAGCGTGCGGTTGATGCGCAAGGCCGCATCATCGGCGCTGTCGATCGCGTGATCGCTGCGTCACCGAACGGCAATGTGGCGATCATCGCGCATGGCGGCGTCGGCACATTGCTGATGTGCGCGCATCTGCGCTCGCCGATCAATCGCCGCTTCGACCAGCCGCATCAGGGCCATTATTGGTGCTTCACAGAAACCCGCGCCGCGCTGCATCAGTGGAAGGCGATCTAG
- the ruvB gene encoding Holliday junction branch migration DNA helicase RuvB translates to MSEAERLVAADRMPGEGADRALRPTGFDEFVGQPTAKANLKVFVEAARARGEAMDHTLLFGPPGLGKTTLSQIVARELGVGFRATSGPVIARAGDLAALLTNLEPRDVLFIDEIHRLAPAVEEILYPAMEDYHLDIIIGEGPSARSVRIDLAPFTLVGATTRAGLLSTPLRDRFGIPLRLEFYSAQDLLGIVTRGAGKLNMPITPEGAMEIAKRARGTPRVAIRLLRRVRDFAGENAIDVNVADAALKRLDVDSDGLDMLDRRYLHALVETYGGGPVGVETLAAALAEARDAIEDVIEPYLMQQGFVMRTPRGRVAAPKAYERLGKKPPPIQPSTGALFGEE, encoded by the coding sequence ATGTCCGAAGCAGAACGCCTCGTCGCCGCTGACCGCATGCCCGGAGAGGGCGCGGATCGCGCTTTGCGGCCGACCGGCTTTGACGAATTCGTCGGCCAGCCCACGGCGAAGGCCAATCTCAAAGTCTTCGTCGAAGCCGCCCGCGCGCGCGGCGAAGCGATGGACCACACTTTGCTGTTTGGTCCACCCGGCCTTGGCAAGACCACGCTGTCGCAGATCGTGGCGCGTGAATTGGGCGTCGGCTTTCGTGCGACGTCCGGCCCTGTGATCGCGCGCGCTGGCGATCTGGCGGCCTTGCTCACCAATCTCGAACCGCGCGACGTGCTGTTCATCGACGAGATTCACCGCCTCGCGCCGGCGGTGGAAGAAATCCTCTATCCGGCGATGGAGGATTATCACCTCGACATCATCATCGGCGAAGGCCCATCCGCGCGCAGTGTGCGCATTGATCTGGCGCCGTTCACGCTCGTTGGCGCCACGACGCGCGCGGGTTTGCTCAGCACGCCGCTGCGCGATCGCTTCGGTATTCCGCTGCGGCTTGAGTTTTACAGCGCGCAGGATTTGCTCGGAATCGTTACGCGCGGCGCCGGCAAGCTCAACATGCCGATCACGCCGGAAGGCGCGATGGAGATCGCCAAGCGCGCACGCGGCACACCGCGCGTCGCCATCCGCTTGCTGCGCCGCGTGCGCGATTTCGCCGGCGAAAACGCGATCGATGTCAACGTGGCGGACGCTGCGTTGAAGCGGCTCGATGTCGATAGCGACGGCCTCGACATGCTGGACCGCCGCTATTTGCACGCGCTCGTCGAAACCTATGGCGGCGGGCCTGTTGGTGTTGAGACGTTGGCCGCCGCGTTGGCCGAAGCGCGCGACGCCATCGAAGACGTGATCGAGCCCTATCTGATGCAACAAGGCTTCGTCATGCGCACCCCCCGCGGCCGCGTCGCCGCGCCGAAAGCATATGAGCGGCTTGGCAAAAAGCCGCCGCCGATCCAACCGAGCACGGGAGCGTTGTTCGGGGAGGAGTAG
- a CDS encoding cupin domain-containing protein, which translates to MAEIAAETKESHFILGETLTPMLTNAMGSAIEIFDTRGIPGGGPPPHKHKWEEIYVVLSGRMDVFVDGKTLRIGPGEFAHVPADTPHGYTTLDDTHFLTIVSKGNAAKFYKEVATVEMNPPDIPGIFRIGEKHGVTFLA; encoded by the coding sequence ATGGCCGAAATCGCAGCTGAAACCAAGGAAAGCCATTTCATCCTCGGCGAAACGCTCACGCCGATGCTCACCAACGCGATGGGCTCCGCGATCGAAATATTCGACACGCGCGGCATCCCGGGCGGCGGGCCGCCGCCGCACAAGCACAAATGGGAAGAGATCTACGTTGTGCTTTCCGGCCGCATGGATGTGTTCGTCGACGGCAAGACATTGCGCATCGGCCCCGGCGAGTTCGCGCATGTGCCGGCCGACACGCCGCACGGCTACACAACACTGGATGACACCCACTTCTTGACGATCGTGAGCAAGGGCAACGCGGCGAAATTCTATAAGGAAGTGGCGACCGTCGAGATGAACCCGCCAGACATTCCCGGCATCTTTCGTATTGGCGAAAAGCACGGGGTAACCTTCCTCGCATGA
- the greA gene encoding transcription elongation factor GreA, whose product MSRAFVKETDDAIEDLPERPVSTAPNFVTPEGLAAIEAEIARLNDALALAGEDRAARASIGRDLRYWTARRGSAQLIPPPSDCDVVRFGCTISIARDDGRRQSFRIVGEDEADPERGTLSHTSPLARAVLGKEVGDEVRVGDGVVEIAAIA is encoded by the coding sequence ATGAGCCGCGCTTTCGTCAAAGAGACGGACGACGCAATCGAAGACCTGCCCGAGCGGCCGGTTTCGACCGCGCCGAATTTCGTCACCCCCGAAGGGTTAGCCGCCATCGAAGCGGAGATCGCACGGCTAAACGATGCGCTGGCGCTCGCGGGCGAGGATCGCGCCGCCCGCGCCAGCATTGGCCGCGATCTGCGCTATTGGACGGCGCGACGCGGCAGCGCCCAGCTCATCCCTCCGCCCAGCGATTGCGACGTCGTGCGCTTCGGCTGCACAATCAGCATCGCGCGCGACGATGGGCGACGCCAAAGCTTCCGCATCGTCGGCGAAGACGAAGCCGATCCCGAACGCGGCACACTCAGCCACACCTCCCCACTCGCGCGCGCGGTGCTGGGGAAGGAAGTTGGCGACGAGGTCCGCGTCGGCGACGGCGTGGTCGAGATCGCGGCGATTGCTTAG
- a CDS encoding MmcQ/YjbR family DNA-binding protein, which translates to MPQTPHQRAEAELTAYGLSFPEATSGPGWTITRALYVRKKMFTVFGEKGERLDALTMIMKLPISAEMAEELSFVRPARGWYKQHNWVIAHFGPDDDIGAEMETLKGWLKQSYVAVAPKKLGRMLD; encoded by the coding sequence ATGCCCCAAACGCCGCATCAACGCGCTGAGGCTGAACTGACAGCCTACGGCCTCAGCTTTCCTGAGGCCACTTCAGGCCCAGGCTGGACAATCACGCGCGCGCTTTATGTGCGCAAAAAGATGTTCACGGTGTTCGGCGAGAAGGGCGAGCGGCTCGATGCGCTGACCATGATCATGAAGCTGCCGATCTCCGCGGAGATGGCCGAGGAGCTCTCTTTCGTGCGGCCGGCGCGCGGCTGGTACAAGCAGCACAATTGGGTGATTGCGCATTTCGGGCCGGACGACGACATCGGCGCCGAGATGGAGACGCTCAAAGGCTGGCTGAAGCAGAGCTATGTGGCGGTGGCGCCGAAGAAGTTGGGGCGTATGCTGGACTAG
- a CDS encoding TetR/AcrR family transcriptional regulator: protein MSTARKYVSPKREAQARATRTAILEAFAEQLSEPGRTTLSPSEAAARAGVSLRTVHFHFPNEASQIAALGEWFEKAIFPDGVQLASGPDDLPRYYRDIHRMAIKHPISRALTNAKGVWREVRASRRAARLEAIRKAVKAVGAPKRATEDATAVLLSLSGGDASWTLADQGLPLERVPDAIAHIVELVVADLRRQARK, encoded by the coding sequence ATGAGCACAGCGCGCAAGTACGTCAGCCCGAAACGCGAAGCACAGGCGCGGGCGACGCGCACGGCCATTCTGGAAGCCTTCGCCGAACAGCTCTCCGAGCCCGGGCGCACGACGCTCTCACCCAGCGAAGCGGCGGCGCGTGCGGGCGTGTCGCTGCGCACGGTGCATTTTCATTTTCCGAACGAAGCGAGCCAGATCGCAGCGCTCGGCGAATGGTTCGAGAAGGCAATCTTCCCCGATGGCGTTCAGCTCGCCAGCGGCCCCGACGATCTGCCGCGCTATTATCGCGACATTCATCGCATGGCGATCAAGCACCCGATCAGCCGCGCCTTGACGAATGCGAAGGGCGTCTGGCGCGAAGTGCGCGCCTCGCGCCGGGCCGCGCGTTTGGAGGCAATCCGCAAAGCCGTCAAAGCCGTTGGCGCGCCAAAGCGCGCGACCGAGGACGCCACTGCCGTGCTGCTCAGTCTCTCTGGCGGCGACGCCTCCTGGACGCTTGCGGATCAAGGCTTGCCGCTGGAGCGCGTGCCAGATGCGATCGCGCATATTGTGGAGCTGGTGGTGGCGGATTTGCGAAGGCAGGCGCGCAAGTAA
- the ruvA gene encoding Holliday junction branch migration protein RuvA, protein MIGSLNGVVAAVGEDTALIDVNGVGYVVQAAGRTLGRLSLGAPAKLFIETHVREDAIRLFGFSSEEERAWFAHLQTIPGVGAKVALGILDAMPPEVLADAIALQDKAAFARANGVGPKLAARLATELTGKAGPKGFFSIAGGRAAATSAAPAANGARAEAVSALVNLGIDQSSAARAVASAAKQFAADAPAPELIRAALKEVSR, encoded by the coding sequence ATGATCGGTTCACTCAACGGTGTTGTCGCGGCAGTTGGCGAAGACACAGCCCTGATCGACGTGAACGGCGTGGGCTATGTGGTGCAGGCCGCAGGCCGCACGCTTGGCCGTCTAAGTTTGGGCGCGCCGGCGAAGCTCTTCATCGAGACGCACGTGCGTGAAGACGCGATCCGCTTGTTCGGCTTCTCGAGCGAAGAGGAGCGCGCCTGGTTCGCGCATTTGCAAACCATTCCGGGCGTCGGCGCTAAGGTCGCGCTCGGTATTCTCGATGCCATGCCACCCGAAGTGCTCGCCGACGCGATCGCGCTGCAGGACAAAGCCGCGTTCGCGCGCGCCAATGGCGTGGGCCCCAAGCTCGCCGCGCGTTTAGCGACAGAGCTCACCGGCAAGGCCGGCCCGAAGGGCTTTTTCTCCATTGCCGGCGGCCGCGCTGCGGCCACGAGCGCAGCGCCCGCCGCGAATGGCGCGCGCGCGGAAGCGGTATCGGCGCTGGTCAATCTCGGCATCGACCAATCGAGCGCCGCCCGCGCCGTCGCCAGTGCGGCCAAACAATTCGCCGCCGACGCGCCCGCGCCCGAACTCATCCGCGCCGCGCTGAAAGAAGTGAGCCGGTAA